Proteins found in one Magnolia sinica isolate HGM2019 chromosome 5, MsV1, whole genome shotgun sequence genomic segment:
- the LOC131245089 gene encoding BTB/POZ domain-containing protein POB1-like isoform X1, with protein sequence MKESGADLFDPRTIMDSDFSSSGGDKVVVGSDRDFAFAFNNDIFSDRVLRIEIAAELPECKSDGEGCGSIAEWARNRKRRREEIKKENAVELSVHREDHILNCDQPDTVDGVVYENQDEDAEAMIEETPSGDEAANSNDSSWSMDCSTVLRVKTIHISSPILAAKSPFFYKLFSNGMQETEQRHVTLRISASEEAALMDLLNFMYTESLTTTTAPALLDVLMAADKFEVASCMRYCSRLLRNLPMTPESALLYLELPSSVLMADAVQPLTDAAKQYLATRYKDITKKLSRFPDEVLNLPLAGIEAILGSDDLQVASEDAVYDFVLKWARLQYPRLEDRREVLGSRLINFIRFPYMTCRKLKKVLTCADFDNEVVTRVVLEALSFKAETPHRQRALVSEESTNKRYIERAYKYRPVKVVEFEMPHQQCIVYLDLRREECANLFPSGRVYSQAFHLGGQGFFLSAHCNMDQQSSFHCFGLFLGMQEKGSVSFAVDYEFAARTKPGGEFVSKYKGNYTFTGGKAVGYRNLFAQAWTNFMAEDSVYFINGMLHLRAELTIKKQ encoded by the exons atgaaagaatCGGGCGCGGATCTGTTCGATCCCCGAACGATCATGGATTCGGATTTCTCTTCGAGCGGTGGAGATAAGGTCGTCGTCGGGTCCGATCGGGACTTCGCCTTCGCTTTCAATAACGACATCTTCTCCGATCGGGTCCTCCGGATCGAGATCGCTGCGGAGCTTCCCGAGTGCAAATCCGATGGCGAGGGTTGCGGCAGTATCGCCGAGTGGGCCAGGAATCGCAAGAGGAGGAGAGAGGAGATCAAGAAAGAAAATG CTGTGGAGCTTTCTGTCCACCGTGAGGATCATATTTTGAACTGCGACCAGCCTGACACTGTAGATGGCGTGGTATATGAAAATCAGGATGAGGATGCTGAGGCAATGATTGAAGAAACGCCTTCAG GCGATGAAGCTGCCAATAGTAATGATTCATCTTGGAGTATGGATTGTTCTACTGTTCTGAGAGTTAAAACGATACACATCAGCTCACCAATTCTAGCTGCCAAGAGTCCTTTTTTTTACAAG CTTTTCTCAAATGGCATGCAAGAAACAGAACAGCGACATGTTACTCTACGAATTAGTGCCTCAG AGGAAGCTGCCCTCATGGATCTTCTGAATTTTATGTATACTGAGAGTCTCACGACAACTACAGCTCCTGCATTGTTGGATGTGCTAATGGCTGCAGACAAGTTTGAGGTTGCTTCATGCATGAGGTACTGCAGCCGGTTGCTGAGGAACTTGCCCATGACACCAGAATCTGCATTGCTGTATCTGGAGCTTCCCTCCAGTGTTTTGATGGCAGATGCAGTCCAACCTTTGACTGATGCAGCCAAGCAATACCTTGCCACACGGTACAAGGACATAACCAA GAAACTCTCCAGGTTCCCAGATGAAGTGCTGAACTTACCCCTTGCTGGAATCGAGGCGATATTGGGAAGTGACGATCTTCAAGTGGCATCGGAGGATGCGGTCTATGACTTCGTGCTGAAGTGGGCCCGGTTACAGTACCCCAGGCTGGAAGATCGGCGTGAGGTCCTTGGATCACGCCTCATCAATTTCATCCGTTTTCCTTACATGACCTGCAGGAAGCTGAAGAAAGTCCTCACCTGTGCTGATTTTGACAATGAGGTTGTTACCAGGGTTGTCCTTGAGGCCCTCTCCTTCAAGGCCGAGACGCCGCACCGCCAGCGGGCCCTTGTCTCCGAGGAGTCCACCAACAAGCGCTACATCGAGCGGGCATACAAGTACCGTCCCGTGAAGGTGGTGGAGTTTGAGATGCCCCACCAGCAATGCATCGTCTACCTTGACCTTAGGCGAGAGGAGTGCGCGAACCTGTTCCCATCGGGCCGCGTCTACTCACAGGCCTTCCACCTGGGCGGCCAGGGCTTCTTTTTGTCTGCCCACTGCAACATGGACCAGCAGAGTTCATTCCACTGCTTTGGGCTCTTCCTGGGGATGCAGGAGAAGGGCTCGGTGAGCTTTGCAGTGGACTATGAATTTGCGGCTAGGACAAAGCCTGGGGGTGAGTTTGTGAGCAAGTACAAGGGGAACTACACCTTCACGGGTGGGAAGGCAGTTGGTTACAGGAACCTGTTTGCACAGGCATGGACAAATTTCATGGCGGAAGACAGCGTCTACTTCATCAATGGCATGCTTCACCTGAGGGCAGAGCTCACCATCAAGAAGCAGTGA
- the LOC131245090 gene encoding eukaryotic translation initiation factor 1A, with protein MPKNKGKGGKNRKRGKNEADDEKRELVFKEDGQEYAQVLRMLGNGRCEAMCIDGTKRLCHIRGKMHKKVWIAAGDIILVGLRDYQDDKADVILKYMPDEARLLKAYGELPENTRLNEGITAGLDEEDDGAGDDYIEFEDEDIDKI; from the coding sequence ATGCCGAAGAACAAGGGAAAgggaggaaagaacaggaagagGGGGAAGAACGAGGCCGACGATGAGAAGCGGGAGCTGGTTTTCAAAGAAGACGGGCAGGAATATGCGCAGGTCCTTCGGATGCTCGGCAACGGCCGATGCGAGGCCATGTGCATCGACGGCACGAAGCGGCTCTGCCACATCCGTGGCAAGATGCATAAGAAGGTCTGGATCGCGGCCGGCGACATCATCCTCGTCGGCCTCCGCGACTACCAGGACGACAAGGCTGACGTCATCCTCAAGTACATGCCCGACGAGGCCCGTCTCTTGAAGGCCTACGGTGAGCTCCCGGAGAATACCCGCCTCAACGAGGGCATCACTGCCGGCCTCGACGAGGAGGACGATGGGGCCGGAGACGACTACATCGAGTTTGAGGATGAGGACATCGACAAGATCTAG
- the LOC131245089 gene encoding BTB/POZ domain-containing protein POB1-like isoform X2 gives MKESGADLFDPRTIMDSDFSSSGGDKVVVGSDRDFAFAFNNDIFSDRVLRIEIAAELPECKSDGEGCGSIAEWARNRKRRREEIKKENAVELSVHREDHILNCDQPDTVDGVVYENQDEDAEAMIEETPSGDEAANSNDSSWSMDCSTVLRVKTIHISSPILAAKSPFFYKLFSNGMQETEQRHVTLRISASEEAALMDLLNFMYTESLTTTTAPALLDVLMAADKFEVASCMRYCSRLLRNLPMTPESALLYLELPSSVLMADAVQPLTDAAKQYLATRYKDITKFPDEVLNLPLAGIEAILGSDDLQVASEDAVYDFVLKWARLQYPRLEDRREVLGSRLINFIRFPYMTCRKLKKVLTCADFDNEVVTRVVLEALSFKAETPHRQRALVSEESTNKRYIERAYKYRPVKVVEFEMPHQQCIVYLDLRREECANLFPSGRVYSQAFHLGGQGFFLSAHCNMDQQSSFHCFGLFLGMQEKGSVSFAVDYEFAARTKPGGEFVSKYKGNYTFTGGKAVGYRNLFAQAWTNFMAEDSVYFINGMLHLRAELTIKKQ, from the exons atgaaagaatCGGGCGCGGATCTGTTCGATCCCCGAACGATCATGGATTCGGATTTCTCTTCGAGCGGTGGAGATAAGGTCGTCGTCGGGTCCGATCGGGACTTCGCCTTCGCTTTCAATAACGACATCTTCTCCGATCGGGTCCTCCGGATCGAGATCGCTGCGGAGCTTCCCGAGTGCAAATCCGATGGCGAGGGTTGCGGCAGTATCGCCGAGTGGGCCAGGAATCGCAAGAGGAGGAGAGAGGAGATCAAGAAAGAAAATG CTGTGGAGCTTTCTGTCCACCGTGAGGATCATATTTTGAACTGCGACCAGCCTGACACTGTAGATGGCGTGGTATATGAAAATCAGGATGAGGATGCTGAGGCAATGATTGAAGAAACGCCTTCAG GCGATGAAGCTGCCAATAGTAATGATTCATCTTGGAGTATGGATTGTTCTACTGTTCTGAGAGTTAAAACGATACACATCAGCTCACCAATTCTAGCTGCCAAGAGTCCTTTTTTTTACAAG CTTTTCTCAAATGGCATGCAAGAAACAGAACAGCGACATGTTACTCTACGAATTAGTGCCTCAG AGGAAGCTGCCCTCATGGATCTTCTGAATTTTATGTATACTGAGAGTCTCACGACAACTACAGCTCCTGCATTGTTGGATGTGCTAATGGCTGCAGACAAGTTTGAGGTTGCTTCATGCATGAGGTACTGCAGCCGGTTGCTGAGGAACTTGCCCATGACACCAGAATCTGCATTGCTGTATCTGGAGCTTCCCTCCAGTGTTTTGATGGCAGATGCAGTCCAACCTTTGACTGATGCAGCCAAGCAATACCTTGCCACACGGTACAAGGACATAACCAA GTTCCCAGATGAAGTGCTGAACTTACCCCTTGCTGGAATCGAGGCGATATTGGGAAGTGACGATCTTCAAGTGGCATCGGAGGATGCGGTCTATGACTTCGTGCTGAAGTGGGCCCGGTTACAGTACCCCAGGCTGGAAGATCGGCGTGAGGTCCTTGGATCACGCCTCATCAATTTCATCCGTTTTCCTTACATGACCTGCAGGAAGCTGAAGAAAGTCCTCACCTGTGCTGATTTTGACAATGAGGTTGTTACCAGGGTTGTCCTTGAGGCCCTCTCCTTCAAGGCCGAGACGCCGCACCGCCAGCGGGCCCTTGTCTCCGAGGAGTCCACCAACAAGCGCTACATCGAGCGGGCATACAAGTACCGTCCCGTGAAGGTGGTGGAGTTTGAGATGCCCCACCAGCAATGCATCGTCTACCTTGACCTTAGGCGAGAGGAGTGCGCGAACCTGTTCCCATCGGGCCGCGTCTACTCACAGGCCTTCCACCTGGGCGGCCAGGGCTTCTTTTTGTCTGCCCACTGCAACATGGACCAGCAGAGTTCATTCCACTGCTTTGGGCTCTTCCTGGGGATGCAGGAGAAGGGCTCGGTGAGCTTTGCAGTGGACTATGAATTTGCGGCTAGGACAAAGCCTGGGGGTGAGTTTGTGAGCAAGTACAAGGGGAACTACACCTTCACGGGTGGGAAGGCAGTTGGTTACAGGAACCTGTTTGCACAGGCATGGACAAATTTCATGGCGGAAGACAGCGTCTACTTCATCAATGGCATGCTTCACCTGAGGGCAGAGCTCACCATCAAGAAGCAGTGA